In one window of Oryzias melastigma strain HK-1 linkage group LG5, ASM292280v2, whole genome shotgun sequence DNA:
- the tpgs2 gene encoding tubulin polyglutamylase complex subunit 2 produces the protein MLTAFHNKKKYVLGLQMEETKENLAYKGVVERLTLGITRILESMPGVVDVRFAERDPADKRSLLSWEQKNGCILPEDLRDFYLTIDGFTLTWSVKLDNECVPLGSMVINSVTRLCPLLQPVSVFSLPNAPSLADLDWEDSSTERAPDHTAPHFDARSRIFELDSCGGNGKVCLVYKNCTQGVVAQQSEIWFLDRSLYWHFMTPTFTAYYRLMITHLGLPEWHYAFTPYGPSPQAKQWASLYQPLTYNCDSSPAESTDYFRNKLDPTLAFKGKSKTPTPKKKQSAQCSSGATIKPQGNTGKHSGAKR, from the exons ATGCTGACcgcatttcataataaaaaaaaatacgtgTTAGGCCTTCAAATGGAGGAGACCAAAGAAAACTTAGCATATAAAGGTGTTGTTGAGAGGCTGACGCTCGGCATTACTCGAATACTTG AGAGCATGCCAGGTGTGGTGGATGTGCGCTTTGCAGAGAGGGATCCTGCTGACAAGAGGAGTCTGCTGTCATGGGAACAG AAAAATGGCTGTATTTTACCAGAGGACCTCCGAGACTTTTACCTAACAATTGATGGATTCACTTTAACATGGAGCGTCAAGCTTGACA ATGAGTGTGTTCCCCTGGGGTCCATGGTGATCAACAGTGTGACCAGGCTTTGCCCACTGCTTCAGCCAGTATCTGTGTTCTCTCTGCCCAATGCACCTTCACTGGCTGATCTGGACTGGGAGGACAGCAGCACAGAAAGAG CACCCGATCATACTGCACCTCATTTTGACGCCCGGAGTCGCATCTTTGAGTTGGATTCTTGTGGCGGGAATGGAAAAGTGTGCCTTGTCTACAAAAACTGCACCCAAG GTGTTGTAGCCCAGCAGAGTGAGATCTGGTTCCTGGACCGCTCTTTGTACTGGCATTTTATGACTCCAACTTTTACCGCCTACTACCGACTGATGATAACACACCTTGGTCTACCAGAGTGGCATTACGCCTTCACCCCTTATGGCCCAAGCCCTCAAGCAAAG CAGTGGGCATCTCTCTACCAGCCCCTGACGTACAACTGTGACAGCAGTCCGGCAGAGTCAACGGATTACTTTCGGAACAAGCTGGATCCCACCTTGGCCTTTAAAGGCAAATCAAAGACACCAACCCCCAAGAAGAAGCAGTCGGCACAATGCAGCTCAGGGGCCACTATCAAGCCCCAAGGAAACACAGGAAAACACAGTGGAGCCAAGAGGTGA
- the aqp7 gene encoding aquaporin-7, producing the protein MKDLVTSAKTEVSEQKGQDATQRRVWIKNEAARVGLAETLSTYVMMAFGLGSVAQVVTGQGAFGQYISINIAFGLAVAMGTYVGGKVSGAHMNGAVSFTMCVFGRLTWKMLPLYICAQLLGSFLASGTIYAIYYEAIHNYCGGNLTVTGPKATAGIFATYPAPYLSLVAGFVDQVFGTAMLLLCVMALSDQKNKPPPAGCEPVIVGLLVMLIGMSLGSNSGYAINPTRDIAPRVFTAIAGWGSEVFRAGHCWWWVPLVAPSVGGVLGAGVYKAFVELHHPHPSEQNRVQVEDEVIPLVKRV; encoded by the exons ATGAAGGACTTGGTGACATCTGCTAAGACTGAGGTCTCTGAGCAGAAAGGACAGGATGCGACCCAACGAAGAGTCTGGATCAAGAACGAAGCAGCTCGAGTGGGACTTGCTGAAACCCTCAGCACCTATGTTATGATG GCATTTGGCCTGGGCTCGGTGGCTCAGGTGGTGACGGGACAGGGCGCATTCGGACAGTACATCAGCATCAACATTGCTTTTGGGCTTGCCGTTGCTATGGGTACTTATGTTGGAGGGAAGGTCTCAG GAGCTCATATGAATGGAGCGGTGTCGTTTAcgatgtgtgtgtttgggcgCCTGACGTGGAAAATGCTGCCGCTGTACATTTGTGCTCAGTTACTCGGCTCCTTCCTGGCATCAGGAACAATATATGCAATCTACTACG AGGCTATTCATAACTACTGTGGAGGAAATCTGACTGTTACTGGTCCAAAGGCCACAGCTGGGATCTTTGCCACCTATCCTGCTCCATACCTGTCACTGGTGGCCGGATTCGTTGACCAG GTGTTTGGAACAGCGATGCTGCTGCTGTGCGTGATGGCTCTGTCGGACCAGAAGAACAAACCACCTCCTGCTGGCTGTGAGCCCGTCATTGTGGGTCTGCTGGTGATGCTCATCGGCATGTCTCTGGGCAGCAACAGTGGTTATGCCATTAACCCCACCAGAGACATTGCACCCAGGGTCTTCACTGCCATAGCAGGCTGGGGGTCTGAAGTGTTCAG GGCTGGACACTGCTGGTGGTGGGTGCCTCTCGTTGCTCCGTCCGTCGGAGGTGTCCTGGGAGCAGGGGTGTACAAGGCCTTTGTTGAACTGCACCACCCACACCCCTCTGAACAGAACAGGGTGCAAGTGGAAGATGAGGTCATTCCTTTGGTGAAAAGAGTGTAA